The Mya arenaria isolate MELC-2E11 chromosome 16, ASM2691426v1 genome includes a window with the following:
- the LOC128222166 gene encoding uncharacterized protein LOC128222166 isoform X2, with product MGESIEARHENWLRVVWGLLYVREGLQGYVDTKGKDQYQVFRNNVMGKCNNQTCNQCQVNKSGKFRPGHFCYELNKEIQNNHVKKRPKWANTDSTKWQDQHVGHWEVSKCYLSSSGYFDKTGPNDVDASGLLSICINSSFINQHISNTQHFEEVRNIRNKTLHDAHYELDGQTADDCLDKMVTVLEDPQELVYDMCAKQADNHITKIKAKTEKTPAIMNEALHKWLKTNFDVDQALKEIESQMDERLRKELKQFIVGEVEREVRKSLDDRSDDTRENKLKILQEKLIADILTNYSTIPLNPILQHQDSLLIDFYEPPKMTKTVQGKDEHGKPRTLQKHITKIEELFISNERKVGKSPSHLNRVYISGEAGMGKTSLSQYLALAWCAVHGESEECVRMRETMKKFIMFNDVEYLEQTQLLFLIHLREFENEPNCKKMLSTYLHSQLEYSERDAQELIAVINNPNAVVLIDGLDELQCLTKQMPDFIGLNQTKIVCTSRPWKIDSCVTARTLTYNKITITGIGFDIVERLVRNVTECLRREGYSVRENITDFIKTLNSKELRAIISLRTSDSYELLMIPVVILQLLCLWHDYKDLGSTRTQVYANMAETLLCRMKKKQNAGYSPDTYNIEVSSPLSHLFEKLHAYYCMTEIDNIAKLSKLAFALLFTGPIEHSLLFRERDLDRNNQRMFKEIKQFCLDSGIVRGTSRKSSSYQDEIYSFIHKTYQEFFAALHIVEHNCDESIHGAISANTKSRKDIFELANVFDFVCASDISCAEAMISLIDALTRHTMRTDDEMKIKHIREIQDSVLRACDKYVIGNISINVSNFVLGPLSYPLKYSSDDRNIPLTILQNHPFRIELPAIFPRMVITFNKTLNVLYLERCSVAGPLDLSHCEMEELVLRNVNAACVILGKIGRLRRFTFLNNSMHTTSTIPFLDAEKLAHLSMENLILHGKMDLSQCPLVRLRLSRVKTETLIVGCAKECTIDCTFCSYDFLCATKLNHLTMKNGSAFGTLDLTQCPLERLELTNVETERVIVGCVMTINQLCFWFKSLTTVCIQLHKANKLTYLSMQNCLLSRPLDLSQCPMSSCSYDVTNAKHLNDPTMNNCSLSGPLDLSICPLERLVLTNVKTERVIVGCVKNCKVAGLDCSFDLTNANTLIDLSIIGCVQTQSLNLCNCPIQNLELLDVDFTIVCSLETLKKLSISDCRLLSPTCFSASNCSHVVLKQCLVQNCIQCLPLTTLEIDTCQIMSFIDLSSTSLNQLILHETHITASVFEEQMEHLYSLPRQITCTLNGFWGFWEGCNVGRNLQKAIEKLGTDRRFIVKVNHSPFEYVNTFSVVTNKSIPLI from the exons ATGGGCGAGAGTATCGAGGCAAGACACGAGAACTGGCTGAGAGTGGTCTGGGGACTGCTGTACGTGAGAGAAGGACTGCAGGGATACGTTGATACAAAAGGCAAAGATCAATATCAAGTGTTTCGGAACAATGTCATGGGAAAGTGCAATAACCAAACATGTAATCAATGTCAGGTCAACAAGAGTGGTAAATTCAGACCGGGCCATTTCTGTTATGAACTAAACAAGGAGATACAAAACAATCATGTTAAAAAAAGGCCAAAATGGGCAAATACTGATTCGACAAAATGGCAGGATCAACATGTGGGTCACTGGGAGGTGTCAAAGTGCTATCTGAGTTCATCCGGTTACTTCGACAAGACGGGACCAAATGACGTTGATGCTTCCGGTCTTCTGAGCATCTGCATCAACAGTTCGTTCATCAACCAGCACATATCAAACACTCAACATTTTGAAGAG GTGCGAAACATAAGGAACAAGACCCTGCATGACGCCCACTATGAGCTTGACGGACAGACAGCAGACGACTGCCTTGACAAGATGGTTACCGTACTGGAGGATCCACAGGAACTCGTATATGATATGTGTGCTAAGCAAGCCGATAATCACATAACAAAA ATCAAAGCCAAAACTGAGAAGACACCGGCTATAATGAATGAAGCCTTACACAAATGGCTGAAAACAAACTTTGACGTAGACCAGGCCCTCAAAGAGATAGAGAGTCAGATGGATGAAAGGCTGCGAAAGGAACTGAAACAATTTATAGTTGGAG aGGTCGAACGTGAGGTGAGAAAAAGTTTAGATGACAGAAGTGACGACACACGGGAGAACAAACTGAAAA TTTTGCAGGAGAAGTTGATTGCTGACATACTAACTAATTACTCGACGATACCACTCAATCCAATTTTGCAACACCAAGACTCGTTGCTGATTGATTTCTACGAGCCTccgaaaatgacaaaaacagtcCAGGGGAAGGATGAACATGGTAAACCTAGAACATTGCAAAAGCATATCACCAAGATTGAAGAGCTCTTCATCTCCAATGAACGTAAAGTTGGCAAATCCCCATCACATTTAAACAGGGTTTACATTTCAGGTGAAGCTGGAATGGGTAAAACATCTTTAAGTCAGTATTTGGCTTTAGCTTGGTGTGCTGTACATGGTGAGAGTGAGGAGTGTGTGAGAATGAGAGAAACAATGAAAAAGTTCATTATGTTTAACGACGTTGAGTACCTAGAACAAACACAATTgctatttttaattcatttgcGAGAGTTTGAGAACGAACCTAATTGCAAGAAAATGTTGAGCACTTACCTTCACTCACAGTTAGAGTACTCTGAAAGAGATGCTCAAGAACTGATTGCCGTTATAAATAACCCGAATGCAGTCGTTCTTATTGATGGACTTGATGAATTGCAgtgtttaacaaaacaaatgccaGATTTTATCGGCCTAAACCAGACGAAAATTGTATGCACTTCCAGACCTTGGAAGATCGACTCTTGTGTTACAGCACGAACGCTAACttacaacaaaataacaatCACAGGTATTGGGTTTGACATTGTAGAACGTCTTGTTCGCAATGTAACAGAATGTTTACGCAGAGAAGGATATTCTGTGCGCGAAAATATAACTGACTTTATTAAAACTCTAAACAGTAAGGAGCTTCGAGCTATTATTTCTCTGAGAACGTCAGACTCATATGAGCTGCTCATGATACCTGTGGTTATTCTACAGCTCCTGTGTCTCTGGCATGATTATAAGGATTTGGGAAGCACGCGTACACAAGTATATGCAAACATGGCAGAGACACTGTTGTGTCGTATGAAGAAAAAGCAGAATGCAGGCTATAGTCCAGATACATATAACATTGAAGTATCTTCTCCTCTGtcacatttgtttgaaaagttgCATGCATACTATTGCATGACCGAAATCGATAATATTGCAAAGCTTTCAAAACTAGCCTTTGCATTGCTGTTTACTGGGCCCATCGAACACTCACTTCTGTTTAGAGAAAGAGACTTGGACAGAAACAATCAACgaatgtttaaagaaataaaacagttttgtttggaCTCTGGAATTGTTCGAGGGACTTCAAGAAAATCAAGTTCATATCAAGATGAAATATACAGTTTCATCCACAAAACTTATCAGGAGTTTTTTGCAGCCTTACACATTGTTGAACACAATTGTGATGAAAGTATCCATGGGGCTATATCAGCAAACACAAAGTCGCGGAAAGATATTTTTGAATTGGCGAATGTCTTTGACTTCGTCTGCGCTTCTGACATAAGCTGTGCAGAAGCAATGATCTCATTGATAGATGCTTTAACAAGACATACAATGCGAACTGATGATGAGATGAAAATAAAGCACATCCGTGAAATACAGGATTCCGTTTTAAGAGCGTGTGATAAATATGTTATAGGGAACATATCAATTAATGTTTCCAATTTCGTTTTGGGTCCCTTGTCATACCCACTTAAATATAGCTCAGATGACAGAAATATACCGTTGACTATCTTACAAAATCATCCATTTCGTATTGAATTACCAGCAATATTTCCTCGCATGGTAATAACATTTAACAAGACTTTGAATGTTCTTTACTTGGAGCGCTGTTCAGTTGCTGGTCCACTTGACCTGTCTCATTGTGAAATGGAAGAACTTGTGTTAAGAAATGTAAATGCAGCGTGCGTTATTTTGGGTAAAATTGGGCGCTTAAGGCGTTTTACTTTTCTAAACAACAGTATGCATACGACCTCAACTATTCCATTTCTAGATGCAGAAAAACTTGCACACTTGTCTATGGAAAATTTAATTCTGCACGGCAAAATGGACTTGTCTCAGTGTCCCCTGGTAAGGCTGAGGCTGAGCAGGGTGAAGACAGAGACGTTAATAGTCGGCTGTGCAAAGGAATGTACGATAGATTGTACGTTTTGTTCATATGACTTTCTTTGCGCAACAAAACTCAATCATCTTACTATGAAGAACGGTTCCGCTTTTGGCACACTAGACTTGACTCAGTGTCCACTGGAGAGGCTTGAGCTGACAAATGTGGAGACAGAGAGGGTTATTGTTggttgtgtgatgacaataaaccAATTATGCTTTTGGTTTAAGTCCTTGACAACTGTCTGTATACAACTCCATAAGGCTAACAAACTTACTTACCTCAGTATGCAGAACTGTCTCCTGTCACGCCCACTTGATCTGtctcaatgtccaatgtcgtctTGTTCATATGACGTTACTAACGCAAAACACCTCAATGATCCTACCATGAATAACTGTTCCCTTTCTGGCCCACTGGACTTGTCCATATGTCCATTGGAAAGGCTGGTGCTGACGAATGTGAAGACAGAGAGAGTCATTGTAGGCTGTGTGAAGAACTGTAAAGTAGCTGGCTTGGATTGTTCATTTGACTTGACAAATGCAAACACACTAATCGATCTAAGTATAATTGGCTGTGTTCAAACTCAGTCATTAAATCTGTGCAACTGCCCTATACAAAATCTTGAACTTTTAGATGTAGATTTTACCATAGTATGTTCGTTAGAGACACTGAAGAAGCTGTCCATATCAGACTGCCGACTTCTTTCACCAACGTGTTTCAGCGCTTCCAATTGTTCGCATGTTGTTTTGAAACAATGCCTAGTACAGAACTGTATTCAATGTTTACCATTGACAACATTGGAGATAGATACTTGtcaaataatgtcatttattgaCTTATCAAGTACATCATTAAACCAATTAATCTTACACGAAACCCACATAACAGCGTCCGTATTTGAGGAGCAAATGGAGCATCTGTACAGTTTGCCTCGCCAGATCACGTGTACACTGAATGGATTTTGGGGGTTCTGGGAGGGGTGTAATGTTGGGAGGAATTTGCAGAAAGCCATTGAGAAGCTGGGGACTGATAGACGATTTATTGTGAAAGTAAATCATAGCCCGTTTGAATATGTAAACACTTTCTCTGTCGTAACAAACAAAAGCAttcctttaatttaa
- the LOC128222166 gene encoding uncharacterized protein LOC128222166 isoform X3 → MTKTVQGKDEHGKPRTLQKHITKIEELFISNERKVGKSPSHLNRVYISGEAGMGKTSLSQYLALAWCAVHGESEECVRMRETMKKFIMFNDVEYLEQTQLLFLIHLREFENEPNCKKMLSTYLHSQLEYSERDAQELIAVINNPNAVVLIDGLDELQCLTKQMPDFIGLNQTKIVCTSRPWKIDSCVTARTLTYNKITITGIGFDIVERLVRNVTECLRREGYSVRENITDFIKTLNSKELRAIISLRTSDSYELLMIPVVILQLLCLWHDYKDLGSTRTQVYANMAETLLCRMKKKQNAGYSPDTYNIEVSSPLSHLFEKLHAYYCMTEIDNIAKLSKLAFALLFTGPIEHSLLFRERDLDRNNQRMFKEIKQFCLDSGIVRGTSRKSSSYQDEIYSFIHKTYQEFFAALHIVEHNCDESIHGAISANTKSRKDIFELANVFDFVCASDISCAEAMISLIDALTRHTMRTDDEMKIKHIREIQDSVLRACDKYVIGNISINVSNFVLGPLSYPLKYSSDDRNIPLTILQNHPFRIELPAIFPRMVITFNKTLNVLYLERCSVAGPLDLSHCEMEELVLRNVNAACVILGKIGRLRRFTFLNNSMHTTSTIPFLDAEKLAHLSMENLILHGKMDLSQCPLVRLRLSRVKTETLIVGCAKECTIDCTFCSYDFLCATKLNHLTMKNGSAFGTLDLTQCPLERLELTNVETERVIVGCVMTINQLCFWFKSLTTVCIQLHKANKLTYLSMQNCLLSRPLDLSQCPMSSCSYDVTNAKHLNDPTMNNCSLSGPLDLSICPLERLVLTNVKTERVIVGCVKNCKVAGLDCSFDLTNANTLIDLSIIGCVQTQSLNLCNCPIQNLELLDVDFTIVCSLETLKKLSISDCRLLSPTCFSASNCSHVVLKQCLVQNCIQCLPLTTLEIDTCQIMSFIDLSSTSLNQLILHETHITASVFEEQMEHLYSLPRQITCTLNGFWGFWEGCNVGRNLQKAIEKLGTDRRFIVKVNHSPFEYVNTFSVVTNKSIPLI, encoded by the coding sequence atgacaaaaacagtcCAGGGGAAGGATGAACATGGTAAACCTAGAACATTGCAAAAGCATATCACCAAGATTGAAGAGCTCTTCATCTCCAATGAACGTAAAGTTGGCAAATCCCCATCACATTTAAACAGGGTTTACATTTCAGGTGAAGCTGGAATGGGTAAAACATCTTTAAGTCAGTATTTGGCTTTAGCTTGGTGTGCTGTACATGGTGAGAGTGAGGAGTGTGTGAGAATGAGAGAAACAATGAAAAAGTTCATTATGTTTAACGACGTTGAGTACCTAGAACAAACACAATTgctatttttaattcatttgcGAGAGTTTGAGAACGAACCTAATTGCAAGAAAATGTTGAGCACTTACCTTCACTCACAGTTAGAGTACTCTGAAAGAGATGCTCAAGAACTGATTGCCGTTATAAATAACCCGAATGCAGTCGTTCTTATTGATGGACTTGATGAATTGCAgtgtttaacaaaacaaatgccaGATTTTATCGGCCTAAACCAGACGAAAATTGTATGCACTTCCAGACCTTGGAAGATCGACTCTTGTGTTACAGCACGAACGCTAACttacaacaaaataacaatCACAGGTATTGGGTTTGACATTGTAGAACGTCTTGTTCGCAATGTAACAGAATGTTTACGCAGAGAAGGATATTCTGTGCGCGAAAATATAACTGACTTTATTAAAACTCTAAACAGTAAGGAGCTTCGAGCTATTATTTCTCTGAGAACGTCAGACTCATATGAGCTGCTCATGATACCTGTGGTTATTCTACAGCTCCTGTGTCTCTGGCATGATTATAAGGATTTGGGAAGCACGCGTACACAAGTATATGCAAACATGGCAGAGACACTGTTGTGTCGTATGAAGAAAAAGCAGAATGCAGGCTATAGTCCAGATACATATAACATTGAAGTATCTTCTCCTCTGtcacatttgtttgaaaagttgCATGCATACTATTGCATGACCGAAATCGATAATATTGCAAAGCTTTCAAAACTAGCCTTTGCATTGCTGTTTACTGGGCCCATCGAACACTCACTTCTGTTTAGAGAAAGAGACTTGGACAGAAACAATCAACgaatgtttaaagaaataaaacagttttgtttggaCTCTGGAATTGTTCGAGGGACTTCAAGAAAATCAAGTTCATATCAAGATGAAATATACAGTTTCATCCACAAAACTTATCAGGAGTTTTTTGCAGCCTTACACATTGTTGAACACAATTGTGATGAAAGTATCCATGGGGCTATATCAGCAAACACAAAGTCGCGGAAAGATATTTTTGAATTGGCGAATGTCTTTGACTTCGTCTGCGCTTCTGACATAAGCTGTGCAGAAGCAATGATCTCATTGATAGATGCTTTAACAAGACATACAATGCGAACTGATGATGAGATGAAAATAAAGCACATCCGTGAAATACAGGATTCCGTTTTAAGAGCGTGTGATAAATATGTTATAGGGAACATATCAATTAATGTTTCCAATTTCGTTTTGGGTCCCTTGTCATACCCACTTAAATATAGCTCAGATGACAGAAATATACCGTTGACTATCTTACAAAATCATCCATTTCGTATTGAATTACCAGCAATATTTCCTCGCATGGTAATAACATTTAACAAGACTTTGAATGTTCTTTACTTGGAGCGCTGTTCAGTTGCTGGTCCACTTGACCTGTCTCATTGTGAAATGGAAGAACTTGTGTTAAGAAATGTAAATGCAGCGTGCGTTATTTTGGGTAAAATTGGGCGCTTAAGGCGTTTTACTTTTCTAAACAACAGTATGCATACGACCTCAACTATTCCATTTCTAGATGCAGAAAAACTTGCACACTTGTCTATGGAAAATTTAATTCTGCACGGCAAAATGGACTTGTCTCAGTGTCCCCTGGTAAGGCTGAGGCTGAGCAGGGTGAAGACAGAGACGTTAATAGTCGGCTGTGCAAAGGAATGTACGATAGATTGTACGTTTTGTTCATATGACTTTCTTTGCGCAACAAAACTCAATCATCTTACTATGAAGAACGGTTCCGCTTTTGGCACACTAGACTTGACTCAGTGTCCACTGGAGAGGCTTGAGCTGACAAATGTGGAGACAGAGAGGGTTATTGTTggttgtgtgatgacaataaaccAATTATGCTTTTGGTTTAAGTCCTTGACAACTGTCTGTATACAACTCCATAAGGCTAACAAACTTACTTACCTCAGTATGCAGAACTGTCTCCTGTCACGCCCACTTGATCTGtctcaatgtccaatgtcgtctTGTTCATATGACGTTACTAACGCAAAACACCTCAATGATCCTACCATGAATAACTGTTCCCTTTCTGGCCCACTGGACTTGTCCATATGTCCATTGGAAAGGCTGGTGCTGACGAATGTGAAGACAGAGAGAGTCATTGTAGGCTGTGTGAAGAACTGTAAAGTAGCTGGCTTGGATTGTTCATTTGACTTGACAAATGCAAACACACTAATCGATCTAAGTATAATTGGCTGTGTTCAAACTCAGTCATTAAATCTGTGCAACTGCCCTATACAAAATCTTGAACTTTTAGATGTAGATTTTACCATAGTATGTTCGTTAGAGACACTGAAGAAGCTGTCCATATCAGACTGCCGACTTCTTTCACCAACGTGTTTCAGCGCTTCCAATTGTTCGCATGTTGTTTTGAAACAATGCCTAGTACAGAACTGTATTCAATGTTTACCATTGACAACATTGGAGATAGATACTTGtcaaataatgtcatttattgaCTTATCAAGTACATCATTAAACCAATTAATCTTACACGAAACCCACATAACAGCGTCCGTATTTGAGGAGCAAATGGAGCATCTGTACAGTTTGCCTCGCCAGATCACGTGTACACTGAATGGATTTTGGGGGTTCTGGGAGGGGTGTAATGTTGGGAGGAATTTGCAGAAAGCCATTGAGAAGCTGGGGACTGATAGACGATTTATTGTGAAAGTAAATCATAGCCCGTTTGAATATGTAAACACTTTCTCTGTCGTAACAAACAAAAGCAttcctttaatttaa
- the LOC128222166 gene encoding uncharacterized protein LOC128222166 isoform X1: MLNGNCLIRFTMGESIEARHENWLRVVWGLLYVREGLQGYVDTKGKDQYQVFRNNVMGKCNNQTCNQCQVNKSGKFRPGHFCYELNKEIQNNHVKKRPKWANTDSTKWQDQHVGHWEVSKCYLSSSGYFDKTGPNDVDASGLLSICINSSFINQHISNTQHFEEVRNIRNKTLHDAHYELDGQTADDCLDKMVTVLEDPQELVYDMCAKQADNHITKIKAKTEKTPAIMNEALHKWLKTNFDVDQALKEIESQMDERLRKELKQFIVGEVEREVRKSLDDRSDDTRENKLKILQEKLIADILTNYSTIPLNPILQHQDSLLIDFYEPPKMTKTVQGKDEHGKPRTLQKHITKIEELFISNERKVGKSPSHLNRVYISGEAGMGKTSLSQYLALAWCAVHGESEECVRMRETMKKFIMFNDVEYLEQTQLLFLIHLREFENEPNCKKMLSTYLHSQLEYSERDAQELIAVINNPNAVVLIDGLDELQCLTKQMPDFIGLNQTKIVCTSRPWKIDSCVTARTLTYNKITITGIGFDIVERLVRNVTECLRREGYSVRENITDFIKTLNSKELRAIISLRTSDSYELLMIPVVILQLLCLWHDYKDLGSTRTQVYANMAETLLCRMKKKQNAGYSPDTYNIEVSSPLSHLFEKLHAYYCMTEIDNIAKLSKLAFALLFTGPIEHSLLFRERDLDRNNQRMFKEIKQFCLDSGIVRGTSRKSSSYQDEIYSFIHKTYQEFFAALHIVEHNCDESIHGAISANTKSRKDIFELANVFDFVCASDISCAEAMISLIDALTRHTMRTDDEMKIKHIREIQDSVLRACDKYVIGNISINVSNFVLGPLSYPLKYSSDDRNIPLTILQNHPFRIELPAIFPRMVITFNKTLNVLYLERCSVAGPLDLSHCEMEELVLRNVNAACVILGKIGRLRRFTFLNNSMHTTSTIPFLDAEKLAHLSMENLILHGKMDLSQCPLVRLRLSRVKTETLIVGCAKECTIDCTFCSYDFLCATKLNHLTMKNGSAFGTLDLTQCPLERLELTNVETERVIVGCVMTINQLCFWFKSLTTVCIQLHKANKLTYLSMQNCLLSRPLDLSQCPMSSCSYDVTNAKHLNDPTMNNCSLSGPLDLSICPLERLVLTNVKTERVIVGCVKNCKVAGLDCSFDLTNANTLIDLSIIGCVQTQSLNLCNCPIQNLELLDVDFTIVCSLETLKKLSISDCRLLSPTCFSASNCSHVVLKQCLVQNCIQCLPLTTLEIDTCQIMSFIDLSSTSLNQLILHETHITASVFEEQMEHLYSLPRQITCTLNGFWGFWEGCNVGRNLQKAIEKLGTDRRFIVKVNHSPFEYVNTFSVVTNKSIPLI; this comes from the exons ATGTTAAACGGAAACTGCTTAATTAG GTTTACAATGGGCGAGAGTATCGAGGCAAGACACGAGAACTGGCTGAGAGTGGTCTGGGGACTGCTGTACGTGAGAGAAGGACTGCAGGGATACGTTGATACAAAAGGCAAAGATCAATATCAAGTGTTTCGGAACAATGTCATGGGAAAGTGCAATAACCAAACATGTAATCAATGTCAGGTCAACAAGAGTGGTAAATTCAGACCGGGCCATTTCTGTTATGAACTAAACAAGGAGATACAAAACAATCATGTTAAAAAAAGGCCAAAATGGGCAAATACTGATTCGACAAAATGGCAGGATCAACATGTGGGTCACTGGGAGGTGTCAAAGTGCTATCTGAGTTCATCCGGTTACTTCGACAAGACGGGACCAAATGACGTTGATGCTTCCGGTCTTCTGAGCATCTGCATCAACAGTTCGTTCATCAACCAGCACATATCAAACACTCAACATTTTGAAGAG GTGCGAAACATAAGGAACAAGACCCTGCATGACGCCCACTATGAGCTTGACGGACAGACAGCAGACGACTGCCTTGACAAGATGGTTACCGTACTGGAGGATCCACAGGAACTCGTATATGATATGTGTGCTAAGCAAGCCGATAATCACATAACAAAA ATCAAAGCCAAAACTGAGAAGACACCGGCTATAATGAATGAAGCCTTACACAAATGGCTGAAAACAAACTTTGACGTAGACCAGGCCCTCAAAGAGATAGAGAGTCAGATGGATGAAAGGCTGCGAAAGGAACTGAAACAATTTATAGTTGGAG aGGTCGAACGTGAGGTGAGAAAAAGTTTAGATGACAGAAGTGACGACACACGGGAGAACAAACTGAAAA TTTTGCAGGAGAAGTTGATTGCTGACATACTAACTAATTACTCGACGATACCACTCAATCCAATTTTGCAACACCAAGACTCGTTGCTGATTGATTTCTACGAGCCTccgaaaatgacaaaaacagtcCAGGGGAAGGATGAACATGGTAAACCTAGAACATTGCAAAAGCATATCACCAAGATTGAAGAGCTCTTCATCTCCAATGAACGTAAAGTTGGCAAATCCCCATCACATTTAAACAGGGTTTACATTTCAGGTGAAGCTGGAATGGGTAAAACATCTTTAAGTCAGTATTTGGCTTTAGCTTGGTGTGCTGTACATGGTGAGAGTGAGGAGTGTGTGAGAATGAGAGAAACAATGAAAAAGTTCATTATGTTTAACGACGTTGAGTACCTAGAACAAACACAATTgctatttttaattcatttgcGAGAGTTTGAGAACGAACCTAATTGCAAGAAAATGTTGAGCACTTACCTTCACTCACAGTTAGAGTACTCTGAAAGAGATGCTCAAGAACTGATTGCCGTTATAAATAACCCGAATGCAGTCGTTCTTATTGATGGACTTGATGAATTGCAgtgtttaacaaaacaaatgccaGATTTTATCGGCCTAAACCAGACGAAAATTGTATGCACTTCCAGACCTTGGAAGATCGACTCTTGTGTTACAGCACGAACGCTAACttacaacaaaataacaatCACAGGTATTGGGTTTGACATTGTAGAACGTCTTGTTCGCAATGTAACAGAATGTTTACGCAGAGAAGGATATTCTGTGCGCGAAAATATAACTGACTTTATTAAAACTCTAAACAGTAAGGAGCTTCGAGCTATTATTTCTCTGAGAACGTCAGACTCATATGAGCTGCTCATGATACCTGTGGTTATTCTACAGCTCCTGTGTCTCTGGCATGATTATAAGGATTTGGGAAGCACGCGTACACAAGTATATGCAAACATGGCAGAGACACTGTTGTGTCGTATGAAGAAAAAGCAGAATGCAGGCTATAGTCCAGATACATATAACATTGAAGTATCTTCTCCTCTGtcacatttgtttgaaaagttgCATGCATACTATTGCATGACCGAAATCGATAATATTGCAAAGCTTTCAAAACTAGCCTTTGCATTGCTGTTTACTGGGCCCATCGAACACTCACTTCTGTTTAGAGAAAGAGACTTGGACAGAAACAATCAACgaatgtttaaagaaataaaacagttttgtttggaCTCTGGAATTGTTCGAGGGACTTCAAGAAAATCAAGTTCATATCAAGATGAAATATACAGTTTCATCCACAAAACTTATCAGGAGTTTTTTGCAGCCTTACACATTGTTGAACACAATTGTGATGAAAGTATCCATGGGGCTATATCAGCAAACACAAAGTCGCGGAAAGATATTTTTGAATTGGCGAATGTCTTTGACTTCGTCTGCGCTTCTGACATAAGCTGTGCAGAAGCAATGATCTCATTGATAGATGCTTTAACAAGACATACAATGCGAACTGATGATGAGATGAAAATAAAGCACATCCGTGAAATACAGGATTCCGTTTTAAGAGCGTGTGATAAATATGTTATAGGGAACATATCAATTAATGTTTCCAATTTCGTTTTGGGTCCCTTGTCATACCCACTTAAATATAGCTCAGATGACAGAAATATACCGTTGACTATCTTACAAAATCATCCATTTCGTATTGAATTACCAGCAATATTTCCTCGCATGGTAATAACATTTAACAAGACTTTGAATGTTCTTTACTTGGAGCGCTGTTCAGTTGCTGGTCCACTTGACCTGTCTCATTGTGAAATGGAAGAACTTGTGTTAAGAAATGTAAATGCAGCGTGCGTTATTTTGGGTAAAATTGGGCGCTTAAGGCGTTTTACTTTTCTAAACAACAGTATGCATACGACCTCAACTATTCCATTTCTAGATGCAGAAAAACTTGCACACTTGTCTATGGAAAATTTAATTCTGCACGGCAAAATGGACTTGTCTCAGTGTCCCCTGGTAAGGCTGAGGCTGAGCAGGGTGAAGACAGAGACGTTAATAGTCGGCTGTGCAAAGGAATGTACGATAGATTGTACGTTTTGTTCATATGACTTTCTTTGCGCAACAAAACTCAATCATCTTACTATGAAGAACGGTTCCGCTTTTGGCACACTAGACTTGACTCAGTGTCCACTGGAGAGGCTTGAGCTGACAAATGTGGAGACAGAGAGGGTTATTGTTggttgtgtgatgacaataaaccAATTATGCTTTTGGTTTAAGTCCTTGACAACTGTCTGTATACAACTCCATAAGGCTAACAAACTTACTTACCTCAGTATGCAGAACTGTCTCCTGTCACGCCCACTTGATCTGtctcaatgtccaatgtcgtctTGTTCATATGACGTTACTAACGCAAAACACCTCAATGATCCTACCATGAATAACTGTTCCCTTTCTGGCCCACTGGACTTGTCCATATGTCCATTGGAAAGGCTGGTGCTGACGAATGTGAAGACAGAGAGAGTCATTGTAGGCTGTGTGAAGAACTGTAAAGTAGCTGGCTTGGATTGTTCATTTGACTTGACAAATGCAAACACACTAATCGATCTAAGTATAATTGGCTGTGTTCAAACTCAGTCATTAAATCTGTGCAACTGCCCTATACAAAATCTTGAACTTTTAGATGTAGATTTTACCATAGTATGTTCGTTAGAGACACTGAAGAAGCTGTCCATATCAGACTGCCGACTTCTTTCACCAACGTGTTTCAGCGCTTCCAATTGTTCGCATGTTGTTTTGAAACAATGCCTAGTACAGAACTGTATTCAATGTTTACCATTGACAACATTGGAGATAGATACTTGtcaaataatgtcatttattgaCTTATCAAGTACATCATTAAACCAATTAATCTTACACGAAACCCACATAACAGCGTCCGTATTTGAGGAGCAAATGGAGCATCTGTACAGTTTGCCTCGCCAGATCACGTGTACACTGAATGGATTTTGGGGGTTCTGGGAGGGGTGTAATGTTGGGAGGAATTTGCAGAAAGCCATTGAGAAGCTGGGGACTGATAGACGATTTATTGTGAAAGTAAATCATAGCCCGTTTGAATATGTAAACACTTTCTCTGTCGTAACAAACAAAAGCAttcctttaatttaa